The following are encoded in a window of Lynx canadensis isolate LIC74 chromosome B1, mLynCan4.pri.v2, whole genome shotgun sequence genomic DNA:
- the MAB21L2 gene encoding protein mab-21-like 2, which produces MIAAQAKLVYQLNKYYTERCQARKAAIAKTIREVCKVVSDVLKEVEVQEPRFISSLSEIDARYEGLEVISPTEFEVVLYLNQMGVFNFVDDGSLPGCAVLKLSDGRKRSMSLWVEFITASGYLSARKIRSRFQTLVAQAVDKCSYRDVVKMIADTSEVKLRIRERYVVQITPAFKCTGIWPRSAAQWPMPHIPWPGPNRVAEVKAEGFNLLSKECYSLTGKQSSAESDAWVLQFGEAENRLLMGGCRNKCLSVLKTLRDRHLELPGQPLNNYHMKTLLLYECEKHPRETDWDEACLGDRLNGILLQLISCLQCRRCPHYFLPNLDLFQGKPHSALESAAKQTWRLAREILTNPKSLDKL; this is translated from the coding sequence ATGATCGCCGCTCAGGCCAAGCTGGTTTACCAGCTCAATAAATACTACACTGAGCGCTGCCAAGCGCGCAAGGCGGCCATCGCCAAGACCATCCGAGAGGTCTGTAAGGTGGTCTCGGACGTGCTAAAGGAAGTGGAGGTGCAGGAGCCTCGCTTCATCAGCTCCCTGAGCGAGATCGACGCCCGCTACGAGGGGCTGGAGGTCATCTCGCCCACGGAATTCGAGGTGGTGCTCTACCTAAACCAGATGGGCGTCTTCAACTTCGTAGACGACGGCTCCCTGCCCGGCTGCGCGGTGCTCAAACTGAGTGATGGGCGGAAGCGGAGCATGTCTCTCTGGGTCGAGTTCATCACTGCGTCCGGCTACCTCTCGGCGCGCAAGATCCGCTCGCGTTTCCAGACCCTGGTGGCTCAGGCAGTGGACAAGTGCAGCTATCGAGATGTGGTCAAGATGATCGCGGACACCAGCGAGGTCAAGTTGCGCATCAGGGAGCGCTACGTGGTGCAAATCACCCCTGCGTTCAAGTGCACCGGTATCTGGCCTCGCAGTGCGGCACAGTGGCCTATGCCCCATATCCCCTGGCCTGGCCCCAATCGGGTAGCGGAGGTCAAGGCCGAAGGGTTCAACTTGCTGTCGAAGGAATGCTACTCACTGACCGGCAAGCAGAGCTCCGCGGAGAGTGATGCCTGGGTGCTCCAGTTCGGGGAGGCTGAGAACCGCCTGCTGATGGGCGGCTGCCGAAACAAGTGTCTCTCGGTGTTGAAGACGCTGCGGGATCGCCACCTGGAGCTGCCGGGCCAGCCGCTCAATAACTACCACATGAAGACGCTGCTGCTGTACGAGTGCGAGAAACACCCGCGGGAAACGGACTGGGACGAGGCGTGCCTCGGCGATCGGCTCAACGGCATCCTGCTGCAACTCATCTCCTGCCTGCAGTGCCGCCGCTGCCCTCACTACTTTCTGCCCAACCTCGACCTTTTTCAGGGCAAGCCCCATTCGGCCCTGGAGAGCGCTGCCAAGCAGACCTGGAGGTTGGCCAGGGAAATTCTCACCAATCCCAAAAGCCTGGACAAACTATAG